From the genome of Deinococcus aerius, one region includes:
- the argJ gene encoding bifunctional glutamate N-acetyltransferase/amino-acid acetyltransferase ArgJ, with protein sequence MTEMGVNGPGPTFPQGFRAAAMSAGIKPSGRADLSCVVSEADCTWAYAGTRSTTAAACVTRNRELYREGRPVRALLVNAGNANAATGARGVRDNAEMADALGSVLNVDPDAVLTASTGIIGHPLPMDRVLSGVEHLPEELGTGAAPFAAAIMTTDTRPKLAEVALSTGARIVGTAKGSGMIHPDMATMFAFAFTDARVDGEVLRAAFPAIVARTFNAVTVDGDTSTNDMAVVLANGLAGDVDPAEFLTALEGVMRDLARMIAADGEGATKLLTVRVGGARTEAEALTAARTCCVSPLLKSAVHGNDPNWGRIIMAVGRSGAAVDLERMTVTVQGHPVFAGRPLPYDAAAVSESMRAQEVVFEIDLGVGVAAGEAWGCDLSAEYVSINADYTT encoded by the coding sequence ATGACCGAGATGGGAGTGAACGGGCCGGGTCCCACCTTTCCCCAGGGTTTCCGGGCGGCGGCGATGAGCGCGGGCATCAAGCCCAGCGGCAGGGCGGACCTCTCGTGTGTGGTGAGCGAGGCCGACTGCACCTGGGCCTACGCGGGCACCCGCAGCACCACGGCGGCGGCCTGCGTGACGCGCAACCGCGAGCTGTACCGCGAGGGTAGGCCGGTGCGGGCGCTCCTCGTGAATGCCGGGAACGCCAACGCGGCGACCGGGGCGCGGGGGGTGCGCGACAACGCGGAGATGGCCGACGCGCTGGGCAGCGTGCTGAACGTGGACCCGGACGCGGTGCTGACCGCCAGCACGGGCATCATCGGCCACCCGCTGCCCATGGACCGGGTGCTGAGCGGCGTGGAGCACCTGCCGGAGGAACTGGGCACGGGCGCGGCCCCCTTCGCGGCGGCGATCATGACGACCGACACGCGGCCCAAGCTGGCGGAAGTGGCCCTGAGCACGGGCGCCCGCATCGTGGGCACGGCCAAGGGCAGCGGCATGATCCACCCCGACATGGCGACGATGTTCGCCTTCGCCTTCACCGACGCGCGGGTGGACGGGGAGGTGTTGCGGGCGGCCTTTCCCGCCATCGTGGCCCGGACCTTCAACGCCGTCACGGTGGACGGCGACACGAGCACGAACGACATGGCCGTGGTGCTGGCCAATGGGCTCGCGGGGGATGTAGACCCCGCCGAGTTCTTGACGGCATTGGAAGGCGTGATGCGCGACCTCGCCCGGATGATTGCAGCGGACGGCGAGGGGGCAACCAAGCTGCTCACCGTGCGGGTGGGCGGTGCGCGAACGGAGGCCGAGGCCCTGACCGCCGCCCGCACCTGCTGCGTCAGCCCCCTCCTGAAGAGTGCGGTCCACGGCAATGACCCCAACTGGGGCCGGATCATCATGGCGGTGGGCCGCAGCGGGGCGGCGGTGGACCTGGAGCGGATGACCGTGACCGTGCAGGGCCACCCGGTCTTTGCGGGGAGGCCCCTCCCCTACGACGCGGCGGCGGTGAGCGAGAGCATGCGGGCCCAGGAAGTCGTCTTCGAGATCGACCTGGGTGTGGGCGTCGCGGCGGGCGAGGCCTGGGGCTGCGACCTGAGCGCCGAGTACGTGAGCATCAACGCGGACTACACGACCTGA
- a CDS encoding serine/threonine-protein kinase: protein MQEFRETQAIARRRVLARRGGVQSEAGEWRGLPVFVKTLLTGDPEAALRFDHEGRIAGSLTHPLIVPLLARSPNQLIFPFVEGGTLRERVEGGPLPLPEALEVACGVLEAAEYLHAQGVTHHDLKPENVLLVKGRERSECVRLIDFGMSHSRALPLDVHDGTRMGTPHFMAPEQFRGVRGDPRSDLYSAAVLLFDCLCGFPPYEDALGWLVGLRGDRAPLPGPPALHPILCAALSRDPEDRPASAAEMRAALMEVARELECRCP, encoded by the coding sequence GTGCAGGAATTTCGTGAGACGCAGGCTATCGCTCGGCGCCGTGTGCTGGCGCGGCGCGGTGGCGTGCAGAGCGAGGCGGGCGAGTGGCGCGGCCTCCCGGTGTTCGTGAAAACCCTGCTGACGGGCGACCCCGAGGCCGCCCTGCGCTTTGACCACGAGGGGCGAATCGCGGGCAGCCTGACCCACCCGTTGATCGTGCCGCTGCTGGCCCGCAGCCCCAATCAACTGATCTTCCCCTTTGTGGAGGGCGGCACCCTGCGGGAACGGGTGGAAGGCGGTCCCCTGCCGCTCCCCGAGGCGCTGGAGGTCGCCTGCGGGGTGCTGGAGGCGGCCGAGTACCTGCACGCGCAGGGGGTCACCCACCACGACCTGAAGCCCGAGAACGTGCTGCTGGTGAAGGGCCGTGAGCGCAGCGAGTGCGTGCGGCTCATCGACTTCGGCATGAGCCACTCGCGCGCCCTGCCCCTGGACGTGCATGACGGCACCCGCATGGGCACCCCGCACTTCATGGCCCCCGAGCAGTTCCGCGGCGTGCGCGGCGACCCCCGCAGCGACCTGTACTCCGCCGCGGTGCTGCTTTTCGACTGCCTGTGCGGCTTTCCCCCCTACGAGGACGCCCTGGGCTGGCTCGTCGGGCTGCGCGGGGACCGCGCCCCGCTCCCCGGCCCGCCCGCCCTGCACCCCATCCTCTGCGCGGCCCTGAGCCGCGACCCGGAAGACCGCCCCGCCAGCGCCGCCGAGATGCGCGCGGCCCTGATGGAGGTGGCGCGGGAACTGGAGTGCCGTTGCCCCTGA
- a CDS encoding tryptophan-rich sensory protein gives MTGIRRQIILLVATAVTLVMNYLSNALPLFGNSNKEVSDSLPNAFTPAGLTFAVWGPIFLGLLVFAVYQALPPQRGPRHDRLAWPFLLANVLNVAWLLAFQSLNYGTSVVIMLALLASLTVLYLRVRGMRPLGAEGLTLGLPVSLYLGWISVATIANITAFLVSRGVTAGLLGLGGPAWSALLVVIAALLGVFFLARFRDYAFAAVLLWAFYGVYVARPDVTAVVIGVALAAALVLVGAVLTARRPRPLL, from the coding sequence ATGACTGGAATTCGGCGCCAGATCATCCTGCTCGTCGCCACCGCCGTGACGCTGGTGATGAACTACCTCAGCAACGCGCTGCCGCTCTTCGGCAACAGCAACAAGGAGGTCAGTGACAGCCTCCCCAACGCCTTCACCCCCGCCGGGCTGACCTTCGCGGTGTGGGGGCCGATCTTCCTGGGCCTGCTGGTGTTCGCGGTGTACCAGGCGTTGCCCCCCCAGCGCGGCCCGCGGCACGACCGGCTGGCCTGGCCCTTCCTGCTGGCGAACGTCCTGAACGTCGCGTGGCTGCTGGCCTTCCAGAGCCTGAACTACGGCACCAGCGTCGTCATCATGCTGGCGCTGCTGGCAAGCCTGACCGTGCTGTATCTGCGGGTGCGCGGCATGAGGCCGCTGGGCGCCGAGGGGCTGACCCTGGGCCTGCCGGTCAGCCTCTACCTGGGCTGGATCAGCGTGGCGACGATCGCCAACATCACCGCGTTCCTGGTGAGCCGGGGAGTGACGGCGGGCCTGCTGGGGCTGGGCGGCCCGGCCTGGTCGGCACTTCTGGTCGTGATCGCCGCGCTGCTCGGGGTGTTCTTCCTGGCGCGCTTTCGGGACTACGCCTTCGCGGCGGTGCTGCTCTGGGCCTTTTACGGCGTCTACGTCGCCCGGCCGGACGTGACGGCGGTGGTGATCGGGGTGGCCCTCGCCGCGGCCCTGGTGCTGGTCGGCGCGGTCCTGACCGCCCGGCGTCCCCGGCCCCTGCTGTAA